The following coding sequences lie in one Populus trichocarpa isolate Nisqually-1 chromosome 14, P.trichocarpa_v4.1, whole genome shotgun sequence genomic window:
- the LOC7469379 gene encoding uncharacterized CRM domain-containing protein At3g25440, chloroplastic isoform X2 → MAVKRFITLESLGLCISHQLKNFHPNHFTISSNSFHYRTSLVDVMCKVLGQRPVYNVKGHLVPLVGHLWIHSCPSLNNVDKVVEPTENFEKTAAVFSGSDVKVKRPKLKGKRAVVRWLKFFRWKKKKEYERMTAEEKILYKLRKAQRKEERFVQALKKIEPKESSEATHDPEILTPEEHFFFLKMGLKCKNYVPVGRRGIYQGVILNMHLHWKKHQTLKVVVKTFTPEEVKEIAAELARFTGGIVLDIHEENTIIMYRGKNYSQPPTEIMSPRVTLSRKKALDKSKCRDGLRALRRYIPRLQQDLELLHARAGGKVGKGTEPTEETPETDIDGAESRSISSKQLENSEKLKEIIDRQDEGSEDGPDTDLGIASDSEDLSDIFETDSDADTEETSKRPLYLEEFEKFSVEADGEPEDFEEHLRQISLGSKKGVTSGKDVDIPTGVDVDSPSFDEVDRMFLRAASLLKRKKR, encoded by the exons atggcGGTGAAGAGGTTTATAACTTTAGAATCTCTTGGTCTCTGCATATCTCACCAACTTAAGAATTTCCACCCAAATCATTTCACAATCTCTTCCAATTCATTTCATTATAGAACCAG TTTGGTTGATGTGATGTGCAAGGTTCTTGGTCAGAGACCAGTGTATAACGTTAAAGGGCATCTTGTTCCTTTGGTGGGTCATTTATGGATTCACTCTTGTCCATCTCTAAACAATGTTGACAAAGTTGTGGAGCCAACCGAAAATTTTGAGAAAACCGCGGCGGTCTTTAGTGGTAGTGATGTTAAAGTGAAGAGACCAAAGCTCAAAGGAAAACGAGCGGTGGTGAGGTGGTTAAAGTTCTTCaggtggaagaagaagaaagagtacGAGAGAATGACAGCTGAAGAGAAAATCTTATACAAGTTGAGAAAG GCTCAAAGGAAAGAAGAGAGGTTTGTTCAAGCTTTGAAAAAGATTGAACCAAAAGAATCATCGGAAGCAACTCATGATCCAGAGATATTGACTCCAGAAGAgcacttcttctttttaaagatGGGCCTTAAGTGCAAGAATTATGTGCCCGTCGGCAGAAGGGGAATATACCAGGGTGTGATTCTTAACATGCACCTGCACTGGAAGAAACATCAGACTCTGAAAGTGGTGGTAAAGACATTCACTCCAGAGGAAGTGAAGGAGATTGCTGCTGAACTGGCACGATTCACTGGAGGGATTGTGCTGGATATTCATGAAGAGAACACAATAATCATGTACAGAGGGAAGAACTATTCCCAACCACCAACAGAGATTATGTCACCCAGGGTCACTCTCTCCAGAAAGAAg GCTTTGGATAAGTCAAAATGCAGGGATGGTCTAAGGGCTCTCAGGAGGTACATACCAAGACTACAACAGGACCTTGAGTTGCTTCATGCACGGGCTGGAGGAAAAGTTGGAAAAGGAACTGAACCTACTGAAGAAACCCCTGAGACTGACATTGATGGTGCAGAATCTAGGAGCATTTCAAGCAAGCAATTGGAGAATTCAGAAAAGCTGAAAGAAATCATTGATAGGCAAGATGAAGGCTCTGAGGATGGTCCTGATACTGACTTAGGGATTGCATCAGACTCGGAAGATCTATCAGACATTTTTGAGACTGACTCTGACGCAGACACGGAGGAGACATCAAAACGTCCACTTTATTTGGAAGAGTTTGAAAAGTTCTCAGTTGAAGCAGACGGAGAGCCTGAAGATTTTGAGGAGCACTTGCGCCAAATATCTCTGGGCTCAAAAAAGGGAGTGACATCGGGGAAAGATGTGGATATCCCCACGGGGGTAGATGTCGATTCACCATCCTTTGACGAGGTTGATCGCATGTTTCTCCGTGCTGCTtctcttttaaagagaaagaagagatag
- the LOC7469379 gene encoding uncharacterized CRM domain-containing protein At3g25440, chloroplastic isoform X3, which yields MTAEEKILYKLRKAQRKEERFVQALKKIEPKESSEATHDPEILTPEEHFFFLKMGLKCKNYVPVGRRGIYQGVILNMHLHWKKHQTLKVVVKTFTPEEVKEIAAELARFTGGIVLDIHEENTIIMYRGKNYSQPPTEIMSPRVTLSRKKALDKSKCRDGLRALRRYIPRLQQDLELLHARAGGKVGKGTEPTEETPETDIDGAESRSISSKQLENSEKLKEIIDRQDEGSEDGPDTDLGIASDSEDLSDIFETDSDADTEETSKRPLYLEEFEKFSVEADGEPEDFEEHLRQISLGSKKGVTSGKDVDIPTGVDVDSPSFDEVDRMFLRAASLLKRKKR from the exons ATGACAGCTGAAGAGAAAATCTTATACAAGTTGAGAAAG GCTCAAAGGAAAGAAGAGAGGTTTGTTCAAGCTTTGAAAAAGATTGAACCAAAAGAATCATCGGAAGCAACTCATGATCCAGAGATATTGACTCCAGAAGAgcacttcttctttttaaagatGGGCCTTAAGTGCAAGAATTATGTGCCCGTCGGCAGAAGGGGAATATACCAGGGTGTGATTCTTAACATGCACCTGCACTGGAAGAAACATCAGACTCTGAAAGTGGTGGTAAAGACATTCACTCCAGAGGAAGTGAAGGAGATTGCTGCTGAACTGGCACGATTCACTGGAGGGATTGTGCTGGATATTCATGAAGAGAACACAATAATCATGTACAGAGGGAAGAACTATTCCCAACCACCAACAGAGATTATGTCACCCAGGGTCACTCTCTCCAGAAAGAAg GCTTTGGATAAGTCAAAATGCAGGGATGGTCTAAGGGCTCTCAGGAGGTACATACCAAGACTACAACAGGACCTTGAGTTGCTTCATGCACGGGCTGGAGGAAAAGTTGGAAAAGGAACTGAACCTACTGAAGAAACCCCTGAGACTGACATTGATGGTGCAGAATCTAGGAGCATTTCAAGCAAGCAATTGGAGAATTCAGAAAAGCTGAAAGAAATCATTGATAGGCAAGATGAAGGCTCTGAGGATGGTCCTGATACTGACTTAGGGATTGCATCAGACTCGGAAGATCTATCAGACATTTTTGAGACTGACTCTGACGCAGACACGGAGGAGACATCAAAACGTCCACTTTATTTGGAAGAGTTTGAAAAGTTCTCAGTTGAAGCAGACGGAGAGCCTGAAGATTTTGAGGAGCACTTGCGCCAAATATCTCTGGGCTCAAAAAAGGGAGTGACATCGGGGAAAGATGTGGATATCCCCACGGGGGTAGATGTCGATTCACCATCCTTTGACGAGGTTGATCGCATGTTTCTCCGTGCTGCTtctcttttaaagagaaagaagagatag
- the LOC7469379 gene encoding uncharacterized CRM domain-containing protein At3g25440, chloroplastic isoform X1 produces the protein MAVKRFITLESLGLCISHQLKNFHPNHFTISSNSFHYRTSSLVDVMCKVLGQRPVYNVKGHLVPLVGHLWIHSCPSLNNVDKVVEPTENFEKTAAVFSGSDVKVKRPKLKGKRAVVRWLKFFRWKKKKEYERMTAEEKILYKLRKAQRKEERFVQALKKIEPKESSEATHDPEILTPEEHFFFLKMGLKCKNYVPVGRRGIYQGVILNMHLHWKKHQTLKVVVKTFTPEEVKEIAAELARFTGGIVLDIHEENTIIMYRGKNYSQPPTEIMSPRVTLSRKKALDKSKCRDGLRALRRYIPRLQQDLELLHARAGGKVGKGTEPTEETPETDIDGAESRSISSKQLENSEKLKEIIDRQDEGSEDGPDTDLGIASDSEDLSDIFETDSDADTEETSKRPLYLEEFEKFSVEADGEPEDFEEHLRQISLGSKKGVTSGKDVDIPTGVDVDSPSFDEVDRMFLRAASLLKRKKR, from the exons atggcGGTGAAGAGGTTTATAACTTTAGAATCTCTTGGTCTCTGCATATCTCACCAACTTAAGAATTTCCACCCAAATCATTTCACAATCTCTTCCAATTCATTTCATTATAGAACCAG TAGTTTGGTTGATGTGATGTGCAAGGTTCTTGGTCAGAGACCAGTGTATAACGTTAAAGGGCATCTTGTTCCTTTGGTGGGTCATTTATGGATTCACTCTTGTCCATCTCTAAACAATGTTGACAAAGTTGTGGAGCCAACCGAAAATTTTGAGAAAACCGCGGCGGTCTTTAGTGGTAGTGATGTTAAAGTGAAGAGACCAAAGCTCAAAGGAAAACGAGCGGTGGTGAGGTGGTTAAAGTTCTTCaggtggaagaagaagaaagagtacGAGAGAATGACAGCTGAAGAGAAAATCTTATACAAGTTGAGAAAG GCTCAAAGGAAAGAAGAGAGGTTTGTTCAAGCTTTGAAAAAGATTGAACCAAAAGAATCATCGGAAGCAACTCATGATCCAGAGATATTGACTCCAGAAGAgcacttcttctttttaaagatGGGCCTTAAGTGCAAGAATTATGTGCCCGTCGGCAGAAGGGGAATATACCAGGGTGTGATTCTTAACATGCACCTGCACTGGAAGAAACATCAGACTCTGAAAGTGGTGGTAAAGACATTCACTCCAGAGGAAGTGAAGGAGATTGCTGCTGAACTGGCACGATTCACTGGAGGGATTGTGCTGGATATTCATGAAGAGAACACAATAATCATGTACAGAGGGAAGAACTATTCCCAACCACCAACAGAGATTATGTCACCCAGGGTCACTCTCTCCAGAAAGAAg GCTTTGGATAAGTCAAAATGCAGGGATGGTCTAAGGGCTCTCAGGAGGTACATACCAAGACTACAACAGGACCTTGAGTTGCTTCATGCACGGGCTGGAGGAAAAGTTGGAAAAGGAACTGAACCTACTGAAGAAACCCCTGAGACTGACATTGATGGTGCAGAATCTAGGAGCATTTCAAGCAAGCAATTGGAGAATTCAGAAAAGCTGAAAGAAATCATTGATAGGCAAGATGAAGGCTCTGAGGATGGTCCTGATACTGACTTAGGGATTGCATCAGACTCGGAAGATCTATCAGACATTTTTGAGACTGACTCTGACGCAGACACGGAGGAGACATCAAAACGTCCACTTTATTTGGAAGAGTTTGAAAAGTTCTCAGTTGAAGCAGACGGAGAGCCTGAAGATTTTGAGGAGCACTTGCGCCAAATATCTCTGGGCTCAAAAAAGGGAGTGACATCGGGGAAAGATGTGGATATCCCCACGGGGGTAGATGTCGATTCACCATCCTTTGACGAGGTTGATCGCATGTTTCTCCGTGCTGCTtctcttttaaagagaaagaagagatag
- the LOC7463374 gene encoding uncharacterized protein LOC7463374 yields MAISTLNRLSSQFNRLPSLSPFTKSLLTRSSAKVADRIVKLSAIDPDGQKREIVGLSGQTLLKALANNGLIDPASHRLEEIEACSAECEVNIAQEWLERLPPRSYDEEYVLKRNSRARVLNKHSRLSCQVVLTQDLQGMVVAVPEPKPWDIP; encoded by the coding sequence ATGGCAATATCAACTCTCAACAGACTCTCCTCTCAATTCAACCgcctcccttctctctctcccttcaCCAAATCTCTCCTCACCCGCTCCTCCGCCAAAGTCGCTGACAGAATCGTGAAGCTCTCCGCGATCGACCCGGACGGTCAGAAACGAGAGATCGTAGGGCTCTCAGGTCAAACTCTTCTCAAAGCCCTAGCAAACAACGGCCTAATCGACCCAGCTTCGCACCGCCTGGAGGAGATCGAAGCTTGCTCCGCCGAGTGCGAGGTCAACATCGCGCAGGAATGGCTTGAGAGGCTGCCCCCGAGATCTTATGACGAGGAGTATGTGTTGAAGAGGAATTCGAGAGCTAGGGTTTTGAACAAGCATTCAAGGTTGAGCTGTCAGGTTGTGCTTACCCAGGATCTCCAAGGTATGGTCGTTGCTGTCCCTGAGCCTAAGCCTTGGGATATTCCGTAA